Proteins found in one Quercus robur chromosome 2, dhQueRobu3.1, whole genome shotgun sequence genomic segment:
- the LOC126712433 gene encoding rac-like GTP-binding protein 5: MSASRFIKCVTVGDGAVGKTCMLISYTSNTFPTDYVPTVFDNFSANVVVDGSTVNLGLWDTAGQEDYNRLRPLSYRGADVFILAFSLISKASYENVAKKWIPELRHYAPGVPIILVGTKLDLRDDKQFFIDHPGAVPITTAQGEELKKLIGSPAYIECSSKTQQNVKAVFDAAIKVVLQPPKQKKKKKKAQKGCSIL, translated from the exons ATGAGTGCGTCCAGGTTCATCAAGTGCGTCACCGTCGGCGACGGCGCTGTCGGCAAAACTTGCATGTTGATTTCCTACACCAGCAATACTTTCCCTACG GACTATGTGCCAACGGTTTTTGACAACTTCAGTGCAAATGTGGTTGTGGATGGAAGCACCGTTAACCTTGGGCTATGGGATACTGCTG GTCAGGAGGATTACAATAGGTTAAGACCCTTGAGCTATCGAGGTGCAGATGTGTTTATTCTTGCTTTCTCTCTCATAAGCAAAGCCAGCTATGAAAATGTTGCAAAAAAG TGGATTCCTGAATTAAGGCATTACGCACCTGGAGTTCCAATAATCCTCGTTGGAACAAAGCTCG ATCTTAGGGATGATAAGCAGTTCTTTATCGATCATCCAGGTGCGGTGCCCATCACTACGGCTCAG GGAGAAGAGCTTAAAAAACTGATTGGATCTCCTGCCTACATTGAGTGTAGCTCAAAAACACAGCAG AATGTTAAGGCAGTTTTTGATGCAGCCATTAAGGTTGTGCTACAGCCAccaaagcaaaagaagaaaaagaaaaaggcacaAAAGGGTTGTTCCATATTGTGA
- the LOC126712434 gene encoding vacuolar protein sorting-associated protein 35B-like isoform X1, which yields MMINGIEDEDKWLAEGIAAIQHNAFYMHRALDANNLREALKYSAQMLSELRTSKLSPHKYYELYMRAFDELRKLEMFFKDESRHGVSIVDLYELVQHAGNILPRMYLLCTVGSVYIKSKEAPAKDVLKDLVEMCRGVQHPIRGLFLRSYLAQISRDKLPDIGSEYEGDADSVMDSVEFVLQNFTEMNKLWVRQQHQGPGRVREKLEKERSELRDLVGKNLHVLGQIEGVDLGMYKDAVLPRVLEQIVNCSDDLAQYYLMDCIIQVFPDEYHLQTLETLLGACPQLQPTVDVKTVLSQLMERLSNYAASSTDVLPEFLQVEAFAKLSNAIGRVIEAQVNMPIVGAITLYVSLLTFTLRVHPDRLDYVDQVLGACVKKLSGKPKLEDQRAKKQVVALLSAPLEKYNDAVMALTLSNYPRVMDHLDNETNKVMAMVIIESIMKNYTCISTAHQVEVLFELIKGLIKDLDGTAADELDEEDFNEEQNSVARLIHMLYNDDPEELLKIICTVKKSIMNGGPRRLPFTVPPLIFSALRLIRQLQGQDGDVAGEEVPATPKKIFQILNEMIESLSAVPSPELALRLYLQCAEAANDCGLEPVAYEFFTQAFVLYEEEIADSKAQVTAIHLIIGTLQRLNVFGVENRDTLTHKATGYSAKLLKKPDQCRAVYACSHLFWVDDQDGIKDGERVLLCLKRALRIANAAQQMANVTRGNSGPVTLFVEILNKYLYFFEKGNPQITSAAIQGLIELITTEMQSESTAPNAASDAFFASTLRYIQFQKQKGGAMGEKYDSVKV from the exons atgatgatAAACGGAATTGAGGACGAAGATAAATGGCTGGCCGAAGGGATCGCCGCCATTCAACACAACGCCTTCTACATGCACCGCGCTCTC GACGCCAATAATCTCCGAGAAGCCCTAAAGTACTCGGCTCAGATGCTATCGGAGCTTCGAACTTCGAAACTCTCACCTCACAAATACTACGAACTCt ATATGCGAGCGTTCGATGAATTGAGGAAGCTGGAGATGTTCTTCAAAGACGAAAGCAGGCACGGGGTTTCGATTGTGGATCTCTATGAACTTGTTCAGCACGCTGGCAACATTTTGCCTAGAAT GTATCTCCTATGTACAGTAGGATCTGTGTACATCAAATCTAAGGAGGCTCCTGCTAAGGATGTCCTTAAAGATCTCGTGGAAATGTGTCGTGGTGTTCAACATCCAATCCGTGGGCTCTTTTTAAGAAGTTATCTTGCTCAAATCAGTAGAGATAAATTACCTGATATTGGTTCAGAATATGAAGG AGATGCTGACTCTGTCATGGATTCTGTAGAATTTGTGCTCCAGAATTTCACTGAGATGAATAAGCTTTGGGTACGACAGCAGCATCAG GGACCTGGTCGGGTGAGAGAGAAGCTGGAAAAGGAAAGGAGCGAGCTCCGTGATCTG GTTGGGAAAAATCTCCATGTGCTCGGTCAAATAGAGGGCGTGGACCTTGGAATGTACAAAGATGCTGTTCTTCCCAGAGTCTTAGAGCAG ATTGTCAACTGCAGTGATGACCTTGCTCAATATTATCTGATGGATTGCATAATTCAGGTCTTTCCTGATGAGTACCATTTACAGACCCTTGAGACATTATTGGGTGCTTGCCCCCAGCTTCAG CCAACAGTTGATGTCAAGACAGTGTTATCGCAATTAATGGAGAGATTATCAAATTATGCTGCTTCAAGTACAGAT GTGTTACCTGAATTTCTGCAAGTGGAAGCTTTTGCAAAATTGAGCAATGCTATTGGGAGG GTGATAGAAGCACAGGTCAACATGCCTATTGTTGGAGCCATAACTTTATATGTCTCTCTTCTTACATTTACTCTCCGTGTTCATCCTGATCGACTTGATTATGTGGATCAAGTACTG GGAGCATGTGTTAAGAAACTCTCTGGCAAACCAAAACTTGAAGACCAAAGAGCAAAAAAACAAGTCGTTGCGCTTCTGAGTGCTCCACTGGAGAAATACAATGATGCTGTCATGGCCCTGACACTTTCTAATTACCCCCGTGTGATGGATCACCTTgataatgaaacaaataaagtcATGGCAATGGTTATTATTGAAAGCATCATGAAGAATTACACTTGCATCTCTACTGCTCATCAG GTTGAGGTGCTGTTCGAATTAATTAAAGGGCTCATCAAGGACTTGGATGGAACTGCTGCGGATGAG CTTGATGAGGAGGATTTTAACGAAGAACAAAATTCTGTTGCTCGGCTCATTCACATGCTTTATAATGATGACCCAGAGGAATTGTTAAAG ATCATATGTACCGTGAAGAAGAGTATAATGAATGGAGGACCAAGACGCCTGCCTTTTACTGTTCCTCCTCTTATATTTTCTGCACTCAGG TTGATAAGGCAATTACAAGGTCAGGATGGGGACGTAGCGGGAGAGGAAGTGCCTGCAACTCCGAAGAAAATTTTTCAGATATTAAATGAG ATGATTGAATCTCTTTCCGCTGTTCCATCTCCTGAACTGGCATTAAGGTTGTACCTGcaatgtgctgag GCTGCTAATGACTGTGGTCTTGAGCCTGTTGCTTATGAATTTTTCACTCAGGCATTTGTATTATATGAAGAAGAAATTGCG GACTCCAAAGCCCAGGTGACTGCAATACATCTGATAATTGGAACCCTTCAGAGGTTGAATGTATTTGGTGTTGAGAATAGAGATACTCTAACACACAAGGCCACAGGG TATTCAGCAAAGCTTCTAAAGAAACCTGATCAGTGCAGAGCGGTTTATGCATGTTCACATCTTTTTTGGGTTGATGATCAGGATGGAATTAAGGATGGAGAAAG GGTCCTGCTTTGCTTAAAGCGTGCCTTGAGGATTGCAAATGCTGCTCAACAGATGGCCAATGTTACACGGGGTAACAGTGGGCCAGTCACACTCTTTGTTGAAATACTGAACAA gtacctttatttttttgagaagggaaACCCCCAAATTACAAGTGCAGCAATCCAGGGTCTAATAGAATTAATCACAACTGAGATGCAAAGTGAATCTACAGCCCCCAATGCTGCTTCAGATGCTTTCTTTGCTAGCACGCTGCGTTACATCCAGTTTCAGAAACAGAAAGGCGGTGCAAtgggagaaaaatatgattcTGTCAAGGTTTGA
- the LOC126712434 gene encoding vacuolar protein sorting-associated protein 35B-like isoform X2 — protein sequence MNLFSTLATFCLELGSVYIKSKEAPAKDVLKDLVEMCRGVQHPIRGLFLRSYLAQISRDKLPDIGSEYEGDADSVMDSVEFVLQNFTEMNKLWVRQQHQGPGRVREKLEKERSELRDLVGKNLHVLGQIEGVDLGMYKDAVLPRVLEQIVNCSDDLAQYYLMDCIIQVFPDEYHLQTLETLLGACPQLQPTVDVKTVLSQLMERLSNYAASSTDVLPEFLQVEAFAKLSNAIGRVIEAQVNMPIVGAITLYVSLLTFTLRVHPDRLDYVDQVLGACVKKLSGKPKLEDQRAKKQVVALLSAPLEKYNDAVMALTLSNYPRVMDHLDNETNKVMAMVIIESIMKNYTCISTAHQVEVLFELIKGLIKDLDGTAADELDEEDFNEEQNSVARLIHMLYNDDPEELLKIICTVKKSIMNGGPRRLPFTVPPLIFSALRLIRQLQGQDGDVAGEEVPATPKKIFQILNEMIESLSAVPSPELALRLYLQCAEAANDCGLEPVAYEFFTQAFVLYEEEIADSKAQVTAIHLIIGTLQRLNVFGVENRDTLTHKATGYSAKLLKKPDQCRAVYACSHLFWVDDQDGIKDGERVLLCLKRALRIANAAQQMANVTRGNSGPVTLFVEILNKYLYFFEKGNPQITSAAIQGLIELITTEMQSESTAPNAASDAFFASTLRYIQFQKQKGGAMGEKYDSVKV from the exons ATGAACTTGTTCAGCACGCTGGCAACATTTTGCCTAGAAT TAGGATCTGTGTACATCAAATCTAAGGAGGCTCCTGCTAAGGATGTCCTTAAAGATCTCGTGGAAATGTGTCGTGGTGTTCAACATCCAATCCGTGGGCTCTTTTTAAGAAGTTATCTTGCTCAAATCAGTAGAGATAAATTACCTGATATTGGTTCAGAATATGAAGG AGATGCTGACTCTGTCATGGATTCTGTAGAATTTGTGCTCCAGAATTTCACTGAGATGAATAAGCTTTGGGTACGACAGCAGCATCAG GGACCTGGTCGGGTGAGAGAGAAGCTGGAAAAGGAAAGGAGCGAGCTCCGTGATCTG GTTGGGAAAAATCTCCATGTGCTCGGTCAAATAGAGGGCGTGGACCTTGGAATGTACAAAGATGCTGTTCTTCCCAGAGTCTTAGAGCAG ATTGTCAACTGCAGTGATGACCTTGCTCAATATTATCTGATGGATTGCATAATTCAGGTCTTTCCTGATGAGTACCATTTACAGACCCTTGAGACATTATTGGGTGCTTGCCCCCAGCTTCAG CCAACAGTTGATGTCAAGACAGTGTTATCGCAATTAATGGAGAGATTATCAAATTATGCTGCTTCAAGTACAGAT GTGTTACCTGAATTTCTGCAAGTGGAAGCTTTTGCAAAATTGAGCAATGCTATTGGGAGG GTGATAGAAGCACAGGTCAACATGCCTATTGTTGGAGCCATAACTTTATATGTCTCTCTTCTTACATTTACTCTCCGTGTTCATCCTGATCGACTTGATTATGTGGATCAAGTACTG GGAGCATGTGTTAAGAAACTCTCTGGCAAACCAAAACTTGAAGACCAAAGAGCAAAAAAACAAGTCGTTGCGCTTCTGAGTGCTCCACTGGAGAAATACAATGATGCTGTCATGGCCCTGACACTTTCTAATTACCCCCGTGTGATGGATCACCTTgataatgaaacaaataaagtcATGGCAATGGTTATTATTGAAAGCATCATGAAGAATTACACTTGCATCTCTACTGCTCATCAG GTTGAGGTGCTGTTCGAATTAATTAAAGGGCTCATCAAGGACTTGGATGGAACTGCTGCGGATGAG CTTGATGAGGAGGATTTTAACGAAGAACAAAATTCTGTTGCTCGGCTCATTCACATGCTTTATAATGATGACCCAGAGGAATTGTTAAAG ATCATATGTACCGTGAAGAAGAGTATAATGAATGGAGGACCAAGACGCCTGCCTTTTACTGTTCCTCCTCTTATATTTTCTGCACTCAGG TTGATAAGGCAATTACAAGGTCAGGATGGGGACGTAGCGGGAGAGGAAGTGCCTGCAACTCCGAAGAAAATTTTTCAGATATTAAATGAG ATGATTGAATCTCTTTCCGCTGTTCCATCTCCTGAACTGGCATTAAGGTTGTACCTGcaatgtgctgag GCTGCTAATGACTGTGGTCTTGAGCCTGTTGCTTATGAATTTTTCACTCAGGCATTTGTATTATATGAAGAAGAAATTGCG GACTCCAAAGCCCAGGTGACTGCAATACATCTGATAATTGGAACCCTTCAGAGGTTGAATGTATTTGGTGTTGAGAATAGAGATACTCTAACACACAAGGCCACAGGG TATTCAGCAAAGCTTCTAAAGAAACCTGATCAGTGCAGAGCGGTTTATGCATGTTCACATCTTTTTTGGGTTGATGATCAGGATGGAATTAAGGATGGAGAAAG GGTCCTGCTTTGCTTAAAGCGTGCCTTGAGGATTGCAAATGCTGCTCAACAGATGGCCAATGTTACACGGGGTAACAGTGGGCCAGTCACACTCTTTGTTGAAATACTGAACAA gtacctttatttttttgagaagggaaACCCCCAAATTACAAGTGCAGCAATCCAGGGTCTAATAGAATTAATCACAACTGAGATGCAAAGTGAATCTACAGCCCCCAATGCTGCTTCAGATGCTTTCTTTGCTAGCACGCTGCGTTACATCCAGTTTCAGAAACAGAAAGGCGGTGCAAtgggagaaaaatatgattcTGTCAAGGTTTGA
- the LOC126712434 gene encoding vacuolar protein sorting-associated protein 35B-like isoform X3 — MKEFVLQNFTEMNKLWVRQQHQGPGRVREKLEKERSELRDLVGKNLHVLGQIEGVDLGMYKDAVLPRVLEQIVNCSDDLAQYYLMDCIIQVFPDEYHLQTLETLLGACPQLQPTVDVKTVLSQLMERLSNYAASSTDVLPEFLQVEAFAKLSNAIGRVIEAQVNMPIVGAITLYVSLLTFTLRVHPDRLDYVDQVLGACVKKLSGKPKLEDQRAKKQVVALLSAPLEKYNDAVMALTLSNYPRVMDHLDNETNKVMAMVIIESIMKNYTCISTAHQVEVLFELIKGLIKDLDGTAADELDEEDFNEEQNSVARLIHMLYNDDPEELLKIICTVKKSIMNGGPRRLPFTVPPLIFSALRLIRQLQGQDGDVAGEEVPATPKKIFQILNEMIESLSAVPSPELALRLYLQCAEAANDCGLEPVAYEFFTQAFVLYEEEIADSKAQVTAIHLIIGTLQRLNVFGVENRDTLTHKATGYSAKLLKKPDQCRAVYACSHLFWVDDQDGIKDGERVLLCLKRALRIANAAQQMANVTRGNSGPVTLFVEILNKYLYFFEKGNPQITSAAIQGLIELITTEMQSESTAPNAASDAFFASTLRYIQFQKQKGGAMGEKYDSVKV; from the exons ATGAAGG AATTTGTGCTCCAGAATTTCACTGAGATGAATAAGCTTTGGGTACGACAGCAGCATCAG GGACCTGGTCGGGTGAGAGAGAAGCTGGAAAAGGAAAGGAGCGAGCTCCGTGATCTG GTTGGGAAAAATCTCCATGTGCTCGGTCAAATAGAGGGCGTGGACCTTGGAATGTACAAAGATGCTGTTCTTCCCAGAGTCTTAGAGCAG ATTGTCAACTGCAGTGATGACCTTGCTCAATATTATCTGATGGATTGCATAATTCAGGTCTTTCCTGATGAGTACCATTTACAGACCCTTGAGACATTATTGGGTGCTTGCCCCCAGCTTCAG CCAACAGTTGATGTCAAGACAGTGTTATCGCAATTAATGGAGAGATTATCAAATTATGCTGCTTCAAGTACAGAT GTGTTACCTGAATTTCTGCAAGTGGAAGCTTTTGCAAAATTGAGCAATGCTATTGGGAGG GTGATAGAAGCACAGGTCAACATGCCTATTGTTGGAGCCATAACTTTATATGTCTCTCTTCTTACATTTACTCTCCGTGTTCATCCTGATCGACTTGATTATGTGGATCAAGTACTG GGAGCATGTGTTAAGAAACTCTCTGGCAAACCAAAACTTGAAGACCAAAGAGCAAAAAAACAAGTCGTTGCGCTTCTGAGTGCTCCACTGGAGAAATACAATGATGCTGTCATGGCCCTGACACTTTCTAATTACCCCCGTGTGATGGATCACCTTgataatgaaacaaataaagtcATGGCAATGGTTATTATTGAAAGCATCATGAAGAATTACACTTGCATCTCTACTGCTCATCAG GTTGAGGTGCTGTTCGAATTAATTAAAGGGCTCATCAAGGACTTGGATGGAACTGCTGCGGATGAG CTTGATGAGGAGGATTTTAACGAAGAACAAAATTCTGTTGCTCGGCTCATTCACATGCTTTATAATGATGACCCAGAGGAATTGTTAAAG ATCATATGTACCGTGAAGAAGAGTATAATGAATGGAGGACCAAGACGCCTGCCTTTTACTGTTCCTCCTCTTATATTTTCTGCACTCAGG TTGATAAGGCAATTACAAGGTCAGGATGGGGACGTAGCGGGAGAGGAAGTGCCTGCAACTCCGAAGAAAATTTTTCAGATATTAAATGAG ATGATTGAATCTCTTTCCGCTGTTCCATCTCCTGAACTGGCATTAAGGTTGTACCTGcaatgtgctgag GCTGCTAATGACTGTGGTCTTGAGCCTGTTGCTTATGAATTTTTCACTCAGGCATTTGTATTATATGAAGAAGAAATTGCG GACTCCAAAGCCCAGGTGACTGCAATACATCTGATAATTGGAACCCTTCAGAGGTTGAATGTATTTGGTGTTGAGAATAGAGATACTCTAACACACAAGGCCACAGGG TATTCAGCAAAGCTTCTAAAGAAACCTGATCAGTGCAGAGCGGTTTATGCATGTTCACATCTTTTTTGGGTTGATGATCAGGATGGAATTAAGGATGGAGAAAG GGTCCTGCTTTGCTTAAAGCGTGCCTTGAGGATTGCAAATGCTGCTCAACAGATGGCCAATGTTACACGGGGTAACAGTGGGCCAGTCACACTCTTTGTTGAAATACTGAACAA gtacctttatttttttgagaagggaaACCCCCAAATTACAAGTGCAGCAATCCAGGGTCTAATAGAATTAATCACAACTGAGATGCAAAGTGAATCTACAGCCCCCAATGCTGCTTCAGATGCTTTCTTTGCTAGCACGCTGCGTTACATCCAGTTTCAGAAACAGAAAGGCGGTGCAAtgggagaaaaatatgattcTGTCAAGGTTTGA
- the LOC126712434 gene encoding vacuolar protein sorting-associated protein 35B-like isoform X4: protein MYKDAVLPRVLEQIVNCSDDLAQYYLMDCIIQVFPDEYHLQTLETLLGACPQLQPTVDVKTVLSQLMERLSNYAASSTDVLPEFLQVEAFAKLSNAIGRVIEAQVNMPIVGAITLYVSLLTFTLRVHPDRLDYVDQVLGACVKKLSGKPKLEDQRAKKQVVALLSAPLEKYNDAVMALTLSNYPRVMDHLDNETNKVMAMVIIESIMKNYTCISTAHQVEVLFELIKGLIKDLDGTAADELDEEDFNEEQNSVARLIHMLYNDDPEELLKIICTVKKSIMNGGPRRLPFTVPPLIFSALRLIRQLQGQDGDVAGEEVPATPKKIFQILNEMIESLSAVPSPELALRLYLQCAEAANDCGLEPVAYEFFTQAFVLYEEEIADSKAQVTAIHLIIGTLQRLNVFGVENRDTLTHKATGYSAKLLKKPDQCRAVYACSHLFWVDDQDGIKDGERVLLCLKRALRIANAAQQMANVTRGNSGPVTLFVEILNKYLYFFEKGNPQITSAAIQGLIELITTEMQSESTAPNAASDAFFASTLRYIQFQKQKGGAMGEKYDSVKV, encoded by the exons ATGTACAAAGATGCTGTTCTTCCCAGAGTCTTAGAGCAG ATTGTCAACTGCAGTGATGACCTTGCTCAATATTATCTGATGGATTGCATAATTCAGGTCTTTCCTGATGAGTACCATTTACAGACCCTTGAGACATTATTGGGTGCTTGCCCCCAGCTTCAG CCAACAGTTGATGTCAAGACAGTGTTATCGCAATTAATGGAGAGATTATCAAATTATGCTGCTTCAAGTACAGAT GTGTTACCTGAATTTCTGCAAGTGGAAGCTTTTGCAAAATTGAGCAATGCTATTGGGAGG GTGATAGAAGCACAGGTCAACATGCCTATTGTTGGAGCCATAACTTTATATGTCTCTCTTCTTACATTTACTCTCCGTGTTCATCCTGATCGACTTGATTATGTGGATCAAGTACTG GGAGCATGTGTTAAGAAACTCTCTGGCAAACCAAAACTTGAAGACCAAAGAGCAAAAAAACAAGTCGTTGCGCTTCTGAGTGCTCCACTGGAGAAATACAATGATGCTGTCATGGCCCTGACACTTTCTAATTACCCCCGTGTGATGGATCACCTTgataatgaaacaaataaagtcATGGCAATGGTTATTATTGAAAGCATCATGAAGAATTACACTTGCATCTCTACTGCTCATCAG GTTGAGGTGCTGTTCGAATTAATTAAAGGGCTCATCAAGGACTTGGATGGAACTGCTGCGGATGAG CTTGATGAGGAGGATTTTAACGAAGAACAAAATTCTGTTGCTCGGCTCATTCACATGCTTTATAATGATGACCCAGAGGAATTGTTAAAG ATCATATGTACCGTGAAGAAGAGTATAATGAATGGAGGACCAAGACGCCTGCCTTTTACTGTTCCTCCTCTTATATTTTCTGCACTCAGG TTGATAAGGCAATTACAAGGTCAGGATGGGGACGTAGCGGGAGAGGAAGTGCCTGCAACTCCGAAGAAAATTTTTCAGATATTAAATGAG ATGATTGAATCTCTTTCCGCTGTTCCATCTCCTGAACTGGCATTAAGGTTGTACCTGcaatgtgctgag GCTGCTAATGACTGTGGTCTTGAGCCTGTTGCTTATGAATTTTTCACTCAGGCATTTGTATTATATGAAGAAGAAATTGCG GACTCCAAAGCCCAGGTGACTGCAATACATCTGATAATTGGAACCCTTCAGAGGTTGAATGTATTTGGTGTTGAGAATAGAGATACTCTAACACACAAGGCCACAGGG TATTCAGCAAAGCTTCTAAAGAAACCTGATCAGTGCAGAGCGGTTTATGCATGTTCACATCTTTTTTGGGTTGATGATCAGGATGGAATTAAGGATGGAGAAAG GGTCCTGCTTTGCTTAAAGCGTGCCTTGAGGATTGCAAATGCTGCTCAACAGATGGCCAATGTTACACGGGGTAACAGTGGGCCAGTCACACTCTTTGTTGAAATACTGAACAA gtacctttatttttttgagaagggaaACCCCCAAATTACAAGTGCAGCAATCCAGGGTCTAATAGAATTAATCACAACTGAGATGCAAAGTGAATCTACAGCCCCCAATGCTGCTTCAGATGCTTTCTTTGCTAGCACGCTGCGTTACATCCAGTTTCAGAAACAGAAAGGCGGTGCAAtgggagaaaaatatgattcTGTCAAGGTTTGA